GGTCGTACCCGGCCTCCTTCGTACTCCTCACCGCCTGCTCGACCTCGGCGGGACTGGTGCTGCCGGCCCAGACCAGGGCATGTACACCCAGAGCGTTCGCGACCATGATGAATCTCCTTACCGGAAAGTGAAAGTCAGGACTGCTGGGCGCCGGTGATCAGCGCGACGATCTCCTCGCCGGTGGTCTGTGCGATCCGGCGTCCGGCCACGCAGCGGCCGGCGCGCATCACCCAGACGTGGTCGGCCAGGCGCATGACCTGGGCGAAGTTGTGGCTGATCAGCAGCACGGCGTGGCCGTCCTCGCGGAGCCTGGTGATGAGGCTCTCGACGCGCTCGGTCTCCTGTACGCCCAGGGCCGCGGTCGGCTCGTCCATGATCACCAGCTGGGAGCTGAATCCGGCGGCGCGGCAGATGGAGACGGCCTGGCGCTGGCCGCCCGACAGGCGACGCACGGTGGAGGTGACGCTGGGCACGTTGACCGCCAGCGTTGAGACCATGCGCTGTGCCTCACGCTTCATGGCGCGTTTGTCGAGGATCGCCAGCGGCCCGAAGCCGTGCACGATCTCGCGGTTCAGGAACAGGTTCTGCCAGACGGTGAGGTCTTCGACCAGGGCCAGATTCTGGTGCACGGTCTCGATGCCGGCGTTGCGTGCGTCCTGGGGGGTGGAGAAGTGCGTCGGCTGCCCGTCGAACCGGATCGTTCCGGCGTCCGGGCGGTGGATGCCACTGAGACACCGCACCAGGGTGGACTTCCCGGCGCCGTTGTCACCGACCAGCGCGGTGATCTCGCCGGGCTGCAGGGTGAGGGAGACATCGCGCAGGGCGCGGACGCTGCCGAAGGAGAGCGAGACGTCCTCGACGCTGATGAGGTCTTTCGTCACGGTGGTCGCGGTCACGGTGATCTCCTACTTCTGGAAGCGCATCAGGAGGGCGGCGAGCACCACGACGATGCCGACCGCGAGCGGCTGGTAGAACTGCGAGACACCGACCAGGGTCAGGCCGTTGACCAGTACGGTCAGCACCAGGGCACCGAGCACCGGGCCGACGATCGTGGCCCGGCCGCCGAGCAGGCTGACGCCGCCGAGGACTACTGCCGCGACGGTGTTGAGGGTCATCGTGGTGTCGGCGGCCGGGGAGGAGGCACCGATCCGGGCGACCAGCAGGATGCCGGCCAGGCCCGCCAGCACCCCGGAGACGGTGTAGACGGCGATCTTGATCCGGGCGGTGCTGATGCCGGTCGCGGTGGCCGCCTCGGGAGATCCGCCGGCGGCCAGCACGTGGGTGCCGAACCTGGTGTTGAACAGCACCACGTGGGTGATCACGGCGATGACGACGGCGAGGAGGAAGGTCCAGCCGAACAGGCCGATCCCGCGGGTGGAGAACGTGAGCAGGAACGGGCTGATCACGGTGGTGGGCTTGCCGTCGG
This genomic interval from Kineosporia sp. NBRC 101731 contains the following:
- a CDS encoding ATP-binding cassette domain-containing protein, which produces MTATTVTKDLISVEDVSLSFGSVRALRDVSLTLQPGEITALVGDNGAGKSTLVRCLSGIHRPDAGTIRFDGQPTHFSTPQDARNAGIETVHQNLALVEDLTVWQNLFLNREIVHGFGPLAILDKRAMKREAQRMVSTLAVNVPSVTSTVRRLSGGQRQAVSICRAAGFSSQLVIMDEPTAALGVQETERVESLITRLREDGHAVLLISHNFAQVMRLADHVWVMRAGRCVAGRRIAQTTGEEIVALITGAQQS
- a CDS encoding ABC transporter permease, with the translated sequence MTATTVEAPPAPPAPARSQRLRDPAFWADWAALVGLIGLTIVFQALNSTFLSYGNVQSILVASAILIILSIGQTFTIATGGIDLSVASVMTFAACAFGWAFTQGWALPLSMVLAVVTGLVFGAVNGALIAKGKIPDFVVTLGSLSAASGLALILADGKPTTVISPFLLTFSTRGIGLFGWTFLLAVVIAVITHVVLFNTRFGTHVLAAGGSPEAATATGISTARIKIAVYTVSGVLAGLAGILLVARIGASSPAADTTMTLNTVAAVVLGGVSLLGGRATIVGPVLGALVLTVLVNGLTLVGVSQFYQPLAVGIVVVLAALLMRFQK